In Fusobacterium canifelinum, a genomic segment contains:
- a CDS encoding basic amino acid ABC transporter substrate-binding protein: protein MKKIITMLMLILSTLSFAAKKLYVGTNAEFKPYEYLENNKMVGFDIELMELLGKELGYEIKWQNMSFDGLLPALQMKKIDAVIAGMSATPERQKAVSFSIPYIFFEGGHSVIVNNKSTFKKKEELKGKTIGVQLGTIQEQFAKDNGSVPKLYNNFTEALLDLQNQKIDAVIIAEVSANEYLKTMKGIKKIDTIKDKLPSASIAFRKADSKLAKEFSDAILKLKDSPEYAKLVKKYFPEHYDNFIANQKKK, encoded by the coding sequence ATGAAAAAAATAATTACTATGTTAATGTTAATCTTATCTACTTTATCTTTTGCAGCTAAAAAATTATATGTAGGAACAAATGCTGAATTTAAACCTTATGAATATCTTGAAAATAATAAGATGGTAGGCTTTGATATTGAATTAATGGAATTACTTGGAAAAGAATTAGGTTATGAAATTAAATGGCAAAATATGAGTTTTGATGGTCTACTACCTGCCCTTCAAATGAAAAAAATTGATGCTGTTATAGCTGGAATGTCTGCAACTCCTGAAAGACAAAAAGCTGTATCTTTCTCTATACCTTATATATTCTTTGAAGGAGGGCATTCTGTTATAGTTAATAATAAAAGTACTTTCAAGAAAAAAGAAGAGCTAAAAGGAAAAACTATTGGAGTACAACTTGGAACTATTCAAGAACAATTTGCTAAAGACAATGGTTCTGTTCCTAAACTATATAATAACTTTACAGAAGCTTTATTAGACTTACAAAATCAAAAAATTGATGCTGTTATAATTGCAGAAGTTTCTGCTAATGAATATTTAAAGACTATGAAAGGAATTAAAAAGATTGATACAATAAAAGATAAATTACCAAGTGCTTCTATTGCTTTTAGAAAAGCTGATTCTAAACTTGCAAAAGAATTTTCAGATGCTATTTTAAAATTAAAAGATAGTCCTGAATATGCAAAACTTGTTAAAAAATATTTCCCAGAACACTATGATAACTTTATAGCCAATCAAAAGAAAAAATAA
- a CDS encoding M20 family metallopeptidase, giving the protein MESKKEILSELFDKYRNELKDLNEYLYNNPELGLQEYKACTAHTDILKKYSFEVEKGFANLETAYKASYKKGNGPRIAILAEYDALPKIGHGCGHNAYGVTSIASGILIKELIQKLDLQGEILVIGTPAEETNGAKVDMAKLGIFNDIDVAMSVHPSGEAHIRSGKSHAMEALQFTFKGKTAHAASSPHEGINALDGVLNLFNSINALRQQTLSSARIHGIISNGGEAANIIPDLAIANFYVRAETLDYLKGLVERVKNCAKGAALASGTELEITNYETSFANLVTNKKLMELYEKNLRTLGVTDIRDKEGLGSTDMGDVSHCCPTIHPYFPLTTKHLVGHTIEFATATIQEEAYKGMKEACLAMALSCLDIFEKPEILKEIKEEFYQTFKK; this is encoded by the coding sequence ATGGAGAGTAAAAAAGAAATTTTATCAGAACTTTTTGATAAGTATAGGAATGAGTTAAAAGATTTAAATGAATATCTTTATAATAATCCAGAACTAGGCTTACAAGAATATAAAGCCTGTACTGCTCACACAGATATTTTAAAAAAATATAGTTTTGAAGTTGAAAAAGGCTTCGCTAATTTAGAGACAGCTTACAAGGCAAGTTATAAAAAAGGAAATGGCCCAAGGATTGCTATTCTTGCTGAATATGATGCTCTACCTAAAATTGGGCATGGCTGTGGGCATAATGCATATGGAGTTACAAGCATTGCAAGTGGCATTTTAATAAAAGAATTAATCCAAAAGTTAGATTTACAAGGAGAAATTCTAGTTATTGGAACACCTGCTGAAGAAACAAATGGTGCTAAAGTTGATATGGCTAAACTTGGTATCTTTAATGATATTGATGTTGCTATGTCAGTTCATCCAAGTGGTGAAGCACATATTAGAAGTGGAAAATCTCATGCAATGGAAGCTCTTCAATTTACTTTTAAAGGAAAAACAGCTCATGCTGCTTCCTCACCTCATGAAGGAATAAATGCACTTGATGGTGTTTTAAATTTATTTAATTCAATTAATGCTCTAAGGCAACAAACTTTATCTTCTGCAAGAATACATGGAATTATTTCAAATGGTGGAGAAGCTGCTAATATAATTCCTGATTTGGCTATTGCTAATTTTTATGTAAGAGCAGAAACACTTGATTACTTAAAAGGATTAGTTGAAAGAGTAAAAAACTGTGCTAAGGGTGCAGCTCTTGCAAGTGGTACTGAACTTGAAATAACAAATTATGAAACAAGTTTTGCTAATCTTGTTACAAATAAAAAGCTGATGGAACTGTATGAAAAAAATTTAAGAACTTTGGGAGTTACAGATATAAGAGACAAAGAAGGTTTGGGTTCAACAGATATGGGAGATGTTAGCCACTGTTGTCCTACTATTCATCCTTATTTTCCTCTAACTACTAAACACTTAGTAGGACACACTATTGAATTTGCCACTGCAACTATTCAAGAAGAAGCATATAAAGGAATGAAAGAAGCTTGTTTAGCAATGGCACTATCTTGTCTTGATATATTTGAAAAACCAGAAATCTTAAAAGAAATTAAAGAAGAATTTTATCAAACATTTAAGAAATAA
- a CDS encoding NAD-dependent protein deacylase yields MDTKRDEKSLELVNILKNTKYLVFFGGAGTSTDSGVKDFRGKNGLYKTLYKDKYRPEEVLSSDFFYSHRDIFMEYVEKELNINGLRPNKGHMALVELEKMGILKAVITQNIDDLHQVSGNKNVLELHGSLKRWYCLSCGKTADRNFSCKCGGIVRPDVTLYGENLNQDIVNEAIYQLEQADTLIVAGTSLTVYPAAYYLRYFRGKNLIIINDMDTQYDGEASLVIKDNFSYVMDKVVECLKKFQYGKTLKNI; encoded by the coding sequence ATGGATACTAAAAGGGATGAAAAAAGTTTAGAATTAGTTAACATATTAAAAAATACAAAGTATTTAGTTTTCTTTGGAGGAGCAGGTACATCAACAGATAGTGGAGTTAAAGATTTTAGAGGAAAAAATGGGCTATACAAAACACTCTATAAAGATAAATATAGACCAGAAGAAGTATTAAGTTCAGATTTCTTTTATTCTCATAGAGATATTTTTATGGAGTATGTGGAAAAAGAATTAAATATCAATGGTTTAAGACCAAATAAAGGGCATATGGCTTTGGTAGAACTTGAAAAGATGGGCATTTTAAAAGCTGTTATAACACAAAATATTGATGACTTACACCAAGTATCTGGAAATAAAAATGTTTTAGAATTACATGGAAGTTTAAAGAGATGGTATTGTTTATCTTGTGGAAAAACAGCAGATAGAAATTTTTCTTGCAAATGTGGTGGAATAGTTAGGCCAGATGTTACCTTGTATGGAGAAAATTTAAATCAAGATATTGTTAATGAAGCTATTTATCAATTAGAACAAGCAGATACACTAATAGTTGCAGGAACAAGTTTAACAGTTTATCCTGCTGCATATTATCTAAGATATTTTAGAGGAAAAAATTTAATTATTATAAATGACATGGATACTCAGTATGATGGAGAGGCTTCACTGGTAATAAAAGATAATTTCTCATATGTTATGGATAAAGTTGTTGAGTGCTTAAAAAAATTCCAATATGGAAAAACATTAAAAAATATTTAA
- a CDS encoding Abi family protein — MSCSESHLSYEEQLNKFIGRGMFVKNKTKALERLKHISYYKIKQFSTFFMDNNGNYKQNTSFEAVIQNFYFDKNLRMEFLKCSEKIELSIKNKIAYLLGVKYGAFGYLNFSSWCDRSRPKQEIQNEELKFKKKIQKKMKLFSDNSIIKDFVINNPTETYLSIWRLSEVLTFGEALYLFEMMSQKNKVSIAHNYNLKVDEFISYTNNIKLIRNLCAHNMSIIHLKLRTIPKMNTDFSNILNRYDRIFSSVLIIIYFIKNINPNYKFKTLYHTVCQLIKRNKVAKIYGIKNYKLLKKYIKS; from the coding sequence ATGAGTTGTAGTGAGTCTCATTTAAGCTATGAAGAACAATTAAATAAATTCATAGGTAGAGGAATGTTTGTTAAAAATAAGACAAAGGCTCTTGAGAGATTAAAGCACATAAGCTATTATAAAATTAAACAGTTCTCTACATTTTTTATGGATAATAATGGAAATTACAAGCAAAATACTTCTTTTGAAGCAGTGATACAAAATTTTTATTTTGATAAAAATTTAAGAATGGAATTTTTAAAATGTTCAGAAAAAATTGAGTTATCAATAAAAAATAAAATAGCATACCTTTTAGGAGTTAAATATGGAGCATTTGGCTATTTAAATTTTTCAAGTTGGTGTGATAGGAGCAGACCCAAACAAGAAATTCAAAATGAAGAATTAAAGTTTAAAAAGAAAATTCAAAAGAAAATGAAATTATTTTCAGATAATTCTATTATTAAAGATTTTGTTATAAATAACCCAACTGAAACTTATTTAAGTATCTGGAGATTGTCAGAGGTATTAACCTTCGGAGAAGCATTATATCTTTTTGAGATGATGTCACAAAAAAATAAGGTATCTATTGCTCATAATTATAATCTTAAAGTTGATGAATTTATTTCTTACACAAACAATATAAAACTAATTAGAAATTTATGTGCTCATAATATGTCTATCATTCATCTAAAATTAAGAACTATCCCTAAAATGAATACTGATTTTTCAAATATATTAAACAGATATGATAGAATATTCAGTTCTGTGTTAATAATAATTTATTTCATAAAAAATATAAATCCTAATTATAAATTTAAAACATTGTATCATACAGTGTGCCAACTAATTAAAAGAAATAAAGTAGCTAAAATATATGGAATTAAAAATTATAAGTTGTTAAAGAAATACATTAAAAGTTAA
- the cas6 gene encoding CRISPR-associated endoribonuclease Cas6, translated as MRFILNFELDTVRLPIEIRRTVISFFKRSLTEAHNSKYYPEFFTGTQIKDYSFSVIFPLDKYFGEEIYLKRPEMKILVSCSEKNNIGFLLVNVFLSQRNKRFPLPKDTHMILKDVRIIEEKVIKGEEAIFQTTIGGGIVVREHNKEENKDIYYSVGNERFEEVLNWLMKERFKRLGYPEDIFKDFNCELLEGRKIVVKHFDLKFPVTTGRFKVKAPKILLEEIYRTGMGSRLSQGFGLLEYLGGEIKDEV; from the coding sequence ATGAGGTTTATTTTAAATTTTGAATTAGATACTGTTAGACTTCCAATAGAAATCAGAAGAACTGTCATAAGTTTCTTTAAGAGATCTTTAACAGAAGCACATAATTCAAAATATTATCCAGAATTTTTTACAGGAACACAAATAAAAGACTATTCTTTTTCTGTAATTTTTCCTTTGGATAAATATTTTGGAGAAGAAATTTATTTAAAAAGACCTGAAATGAAAATTTTAGTATCTTGTTCAGAAAAAAATAATATAGGTTTCTTATTGGTAAATGTATTTTTATCACAAAGAAATAAAAGATTTCCTTTACCTAAAGACACTCATATGATTTTAAAAGATGTTAGGATAATTGAAGAAAAAGTTATTAAAGGAGAGGAGGCTATATTTCAAACTACAATAGGTGGAGGAATTGTAGTGAGAGAACACAATAAAGAAGAAAATAAAGACATCTATTACTCAGTAGGGAATGAAAGATTTGAAGAAGTTTTAAATTGGTTGATGAAAGAAAGATTTAAAAGATTGGGATACCCAGAAGATATTTTTAAAGATTTTAATTGTGAATTATTAGAAGGAAGAAAAATAGTTGTTAAACATTTTGATTTAAAGTTTCCTGTAACAACTGGAAGATTTAAAGTAAAAGCACCAAAAATCTTGTTAGAAGAAATTTATAGAACAGGTATGGGTAGTCGTTTATCACAAGGATTTGGACTTTTAGAGTATTTAGGTGGTGAGATTAAAGATGAAGTATGA
- the cas8a1 gene encoding type I CRISPR-associated protein Cas8a1/Csx8, whose translation MKYDIDKNEYGFDTAVSASDWKYSAAITGLIYYFKELEKKYEIKKITIDEITDSYLLYNKEDINEENYLNFIERFYSKYSEDTLAHKKLENQLNHTKEFTAEIIKSIKENMSANTVLKKVFSKIKFDGTNKEDVLKLLDEHRHSIIKETFRNKKDLYDNYCQTSRLLEKGDNSPCRLKGYYFDPNRKSKATGYNFASSSIDYFDDEIFDFIPFAFTGNSFETIFLNDNLDLELLENMNYKLREYFSEEKEEEIERIKNFKQEKAIKEKKNEETEGSLNSVPLKKLFLNILQKKVDYIKYGMEIIYKNRDKEYFETWYLRNESIRVFKEIEDFSKLDIRIKITDKYYFNLLDEVFSAILNLSLLTNSILYLLKDRESFIKIDTSRENLTKLFKYNYAINQLIKVNQIIRNGGKEMDKNLKTSIKACASEVVRRFIKDNSLNKLASYRQKLLSSVVAKNHKRILDVLTQLSVYSGVYFSFAFDYIENQTQNEDIIHYFILELDQSRLESKKNKENEDKE comes from the coding sequence ATGAAGTATGATATTGATAAGAATGAATATGGTTTTGATACTGCAGTATCTGCTTCTGATTGGAAATATTCAGCAGCTATCACAGGACTAATTTATTATTTTAAAGAATTAGAAAAGAAATATGAAATAAAAAAAATAACTATTGATGAAATTACTGATAGCTACTTACTATATAATAAAGAAGACATCAATGAAGAAAATTACCTAAATTTTATTGAAAGATTTTATTCAAAATATTCAGAAGACACATTGGCACATAAAAAATTAGAAAATCAATTAAATCACACAAAAGAATTTACAGCAGAAATTATAAAAAGCATAAAAGAGAATATGTCTGCAAACACAGTTTTAAAAAAAGTATTTTCAAAAATAAAGTTTGACGGAACAAACAAAGAAGATGTATTAAAGTTACTTGATGAACACAGGCATTCAATCATAAAGGAAACTTTTAGAAACAAAAAAGATTTATATGATAATTATTGTCAAACAAGTAGACTTTTAGAAAAAGGAGACAATAGTCCTTGTAGACTTAAAGGCTACTATTTTGACCCTAATAGGAAGTCTAAGGCAACAGGTTATAATTTTGCTTCTAGTAGTATAGATTACTTTGATGATGAAATTTTTGATTTTATACCATTTGCTTTTACTGGAAATTCTTTTGAAACTATATTTCTAAATGATAATTTAGATTTAGAACTACTAGAAAATATGAATTATAAATTAAGAGAATATTTTTCTGAGGAAAAAGAAGAAGAAATTGAAAGAATAAAAAATTTTAAACAAGAAAAAGCAATTAAAGAGAAAAAAAATGAAGAAACAGAAGGAAGTTTAAATTCTGTACCTTTAAAAAAACTATTTTTAAATATCCTTCAAAAAAAAGTTGACTATATTAAATATGGAATGGAAATAATTTATAAGAATAGGGATAAAGAATATTTTGAAACTTGGTATTTAAGAAATGAAAGTATAAGAGTATTTAAAGAGATTGAAGATTTTTCAAAATTAGATATCAGAATAAAAATTACTGACAAATATTACTTTAATCTTCTTGATGAAGTGTTTTCTGCTATTTTAAATCTAAGTTTATTAACAAATAGTATTTTATATTTATTAAAAGATAGAGAAAGTTTTATAAAAATAGATACAAGCAGAGAAAACTTAACAAAACTTTTTAAATATAATTACGCTATTAATCAATTAATTAAAGTAAATCAAATAATAAGAAATGGGGGAAAAGAAATGGATAAGAATTTAAAGACTTCTATAAAAGCTTGTGCAAGCGAAGTTGTGAGAAGATTTATAAAGGATAATTCTCTGAACAAATTAGCATCATACAGACAAAAATTATTAAGTTCAGTTGTTGCTAAAAATCATAAAAGAATTCTGGATGTTTTAACTCAATTATCAGTATACTCAGGGGTATATTTTAGCTTTGCTTTTGATTATATAGAAAATCAAACTCAAAATGAAGATATAATACATTATTTTATTTTAGAATTAGATCAAAGTAGATTAGAAAGCAAAAAAAATAAAGAAAATGAAGATAAAGAATAG
- the cas7i gene encoding type I-B CRISPR-associated protein Cas7/Cst2/DevR, protein MKKNALTITVVANMTSNYSEGLGNISSVQKIYRDRNVYAIRSRESLKNAIMVQSGMYEDLETEANGATQKKVDENLNATNCRALEGGYMNTKESTYVRNSSFYLTDAISTESFINETRFHNNLYLATNYANTHTDKNGKTLNVQKDAGEVGLMPYQYEYEKSLKVYSLTIDLEKIGKDPNFPDKEANNNEKFERVKSLLEAVENLSLIVKGNLDNAEPIFAIGGLSLRKTHYFENVVRVEQGALVLGEALKEKKEDGFSCALLKGDIFTNEVEIIKELQPISMREFFKSLIEDVKNYYGA, encoded by the coding sequence ATGAAAAAGAATGCATTAACAATTACAGTAGTAGCAAATATGACATCAAATTATTCGGAAGGATTAGGTAATATTTCAAGTGTTCAAAAGATTTATAGAGATAGAAATGTATATGCTATCCGTAGTCGTGAAAGCTTAAAAAATGCAATTATGGTACAAAGTGGAATGTATGAAGATTTAGAAACTGAAGCAAATGGTGCTACACAAAAAAAAGTTGATGAAAACTTAAATGCTACAAACTGCCGTGCCTTAGAAGGTGGATATATGAATACAAAGGAAAGTACTTATGTAAGAAATAGTTCATTCTACCTAACAGATGCAATTTCAACAGAAAGTTTTATAAATGAAACTCGTTTTCATAATAACCTATATTTAGCAACTAACTATGCAAATACTCATACAGATAAAAATGGAAAAACTTTAAATGTCCAAAAAGATGCAGGTGAAGTTGGATTAATGCCTTATCAATATGAATATGAAAAATCTTTAAAGGTATATAGTTTAACAATAGATTTAGAAAAAATAGGAAAAGATCCTAATTTTCCTGATAAAGAGGCAAATAATAATGAAAAATTTGAAAGAGTAAAATCTCTTTTAGAAGCTGTTGAAAATTTAAGTTTAATTGTAAAAGGAAATTTAGATAATGCTGAACCTATTTTTGCTATAGGAGGTTTATCTTTAAGAAAAACTCACTATTTTGAAAATGTAGTTAGAGTTGAACAAGGAGCATTAGTTTTAGGAGAAGCATTAAAAGAAAAGAAAGAAGATGGTTTTAGTTGTGCCTTGTTAAAAGGAGATATTTTTACAAATGAAGTAGAAATAATAAAAGAATTACAACCAATATCTATGAGAGAATTTTTTAAATCTTTAATTGAAGATGTAAAAAATTATTATGGAGCATAA
- the cas5 gene encoding CRISPR-associated protein Cas5, giving the protein MEALRIILKQSSANYRKAGTVDNKMTYPLPIPSTVIGALHNICGYTKYHSMDISIQGKFTSLSRRVYTDYCFLNSALDDRGNLVKVVNPEAFSGAFVKVASAKKSQGNSFKDRITIQVHNEELLQEYCSLKEKSKEIEELKNSEYKKKLEEFKVLKKEIADKKKKEDKKSETFKQLSEEEKKIKLDEEKYKDDFKKFEYENYTKPYSYFQNLVTSLKNYEVLNDIFLILHIKSDEHTLKDIKNNIYNLQSLGRSEDFVEVIECKIVELQEVEEIIENSLSMYINAKDFYEKNIFTETVDRDHGSGGTKYYLDKNYEIKKGRREFKKVPVIYSTRVQAEESSENVKVDFYNGEAILVNFI; this is encoded by the coding sequence ATGGAAGCCTTAAGAATTATCTTAAAACAAAGCTCTGCAAACTATAGAAAAGCAGGAACAGTCGATAATAAAATGACTTATCCTTTACCTATACCCTCAACAGTGATTGGAGCATTACACAATATTTGTGGATACACTAAATATCATTCTATGGATATAAGTATACAGGGAAAATTTACTTCTCTATCAAGAAGAGTTTATACTGATTATTGTTTCTTAAATTCTGCTTTAGATGATAGAGGAAATTTAGTAAAAGTAGTAAATCCTGAGGCATTTTCAGGAGCATTTGTCAAAGTTGCATCTGCTAAGAAAAGTCAAGGAAATAGTTTTAAAGACAGAATTACTATTCAAGTTCATAATGAGGAATTGTTGCAAGAATATTGTAGTTTAAAAGAGAAAAGTAAAGAAATAGAAGAACTAAAAAATAGTGAATACAAGAAAAAGTTGGAAGAATTTAAAGTGTTAAAAAAAGAAATAGCTGATAAAAAGAAAAAAGAAGATAAAAAATCAGAAACTTTTAAACAACTTTCAGAAGAGGAAAAGAAAATCAAGCTTGATGAAGAAAAATACAAGGATGATTTTAAAAAGTTTGAATATGAGAACTATACAAAACCCTATAGCTATTTTCAAAATCTTGTTACTTCTTTAAAAAACTATGAAGTTTTAAATGATATTTTTCTAATTTTACACATTAAATCTGATGAACATACTTTAAAAGATATAAAGAATAACATTTATAATTTGCAATCTTTGGGAAGAAGTGAAGATTTTGTTGAGGTTATTGAATGTAAAATTGTTGAATTGCAAGAAGTTGAAGAAATAATTGAAAATAGCTTATCAATGTATATAAATGCAAAAGATTTTTATGAGAAAAATATTTTTACAGAAACTGTTGATAGAGACCACGGTTCTGGTGGAACAAAGTATTATTTAGATAAAAATTATGAAATAAAAAAAGGGAGAAGAGAATTTAAAAAAGTACCAGTAATATACTCAACAAGAGTACAAGCTGAGGAAAGTAGTGAGAATGTAAAAGTTGATTTTTATAATGGGGAAGCTATTTTAGTCAATTTTATATAA
- the cas3 gene encoding CRISPR-associated helicase Cas3' has product MENYKINPKLKVYEDIKNIYYAKPDKTLAQHNEELHIQKKKLIDLGYINDNKIIELLEYSIEFHDIGKINPEFQVRVKENKKFDISKEVAHNILSIHFIDKKDYDDKNDYESIAYAVFYHHRFGDGDNDSIRADENTKKIIENLLSKLEEKGIKVIKKISPSLKLPNLHTDRNLKLLGLLMKCDHSASGGYEIEYPNDFLAAALNNLLNEFKEKDKSADWNNMQKFCKENSDKNIIAIADTGMGKTEGGFLWGGNNKIFFVLPLRTAINAMYKRFDEVIIKGENKEEKVGLLHSNSLEYYLNNKKELVIDDKDEKEMDILEYNKRGKHLSLPVTICTPDQIFNFILKYKGYESKLATLSYSKIILDEMQMYDASLLAAVIFGITKIIEMGGKIAIVTATFPPIIEYFLNKYLMKNNKNVIKDLDKTDKVLEEPIFIKKKFTNNEKIRHNIVLIDDEIGIEEISWQFRKNRKENKKSNKILVICNTIKKAQEIYLKLKEHDDLKNKINMLHSNFIREDRENKEKEILDFGKTEFDGEGIWISTSLVEASLDIDFDYLFTELQDLNSLFQRFGRCNRKGKKSVDEANCFIYLKIEDKYLKEDGGKSGFIDKDIYENSKKGLENYCKVISKDKIENFEDYNELFKNYSKQINEGDKIKLIEENLSFENLKESPFVKEFENAYKKYQRILNSDENAEDDLKLRDIQSVTVIPYNIYEKNEENIKEFIKKIEDKNLSLEERQKAKTELLKKTLSIQYYQLSKYISEILKGKADANKYKSESINKFEKITVMEADYDKELGFRAKDFKDGIPTYEFI; this is encoded by the coding sequence ATGGAGAATTATAAGATAAATCCTAAATTAAAAGTATATGAAGATATTAAAAATATTTATTATGCAAAACCAGATAAAACATTGGCACAACATAATGAAGAATTGCATATTCAAAAGAAAAAATTAATTGATTTAGGATATATTAATGACAATAAAATAATAGAGTTATTGGAATATTCAATAGAATTTCACGATATAGGAAAAATAAATCCAGAATTTCAAGTAAGAGTAAAAGAAAATAAAAAATTTGATATAAGTAAAGAAGTTGCACATAATATTTTATCTATACATTTTATTGATAAAAAAGATTATGATGATAAAAATGACTATGAATCAATAGCTTATGCTGTTTTTTATCATCACAGATTTGGAGATGGAGATAATGATAGCATAAGAGCTGATGAAAATACTAAAAAAATAATAGAAAATCTTTTATCTAAACTTGAAGAAAAAGGAATAAAAGTTATCAAAAAAATATCTCCATCTTTAAAACTTCCTAATTTACATACAGATAGAAATCTAAAATTACTAGGTTTACTTATGAAATGTGACCACTCAGCTAGTGGAGGATATGAAATAGAATATCCTAATGATTTTTTAGCAGCTGCTTTAAATAATCTGCTAAATGAATTTAAAGAAAAAGATAAATCAGCTGATTGGAATAATATGCAAAAATTCTGTAAAGAAAATAGTGATAAAAATATAATTGCAATAGCAGATACAGGAATGGGTAAAACTGAAGGTGGTTTTCTTTGGGGAGGCAATAATAAGATATTTTTTGTTCTTCCCCTTAGAACTGCTATTAATGCAATGTATAAAAGATTTGATGAAGTTATAATAAAAGGAGAAAATAAAGAAGAAAAAGTAGGGTTATTACATTCCAATTCTCTTGAATATTATTTGAATAATAAAAAAGAACTAGTAATTGATGATAAAGATGAGAAAGAAATGGATATCTTAGAATACAATAAAAGAGGTAAGCACTTATCATTACCTGTAACTATCTGCACACCTGACCAGATATTTAACTTTATTCTAAAGTATAAAGGTTATGAAAGTAAATTAGCAACTCTTTCTTACTCTAAAATAATCTTAGATGAAATGCAAATGTATGATGCAAGTTTGCTTGCTGCTGTAATCTTTGGAATTACTAAAATTATAGAAATGGGAGGTAAAATTGCTATTGTAACAGCTACTTTTCCTCCAATAATTGAATATTTTTTAAATAAATACTTGATGAAAAATAATAAAAATGTAATAAAAGATTTAGATAAAACTGATAAAGTACTTGAAGAACCGATATTTATAAAAAAGAAATTTACTAATAATGAAAAAATAAGACACAATATAGTACTCATTGATGATGAAATTGGAATAGAAGAAATCTCATGGCAATTTAGAAAAAATAGAAAAGAGAATAAAAAATCTAATAAAATTTTAGTCATCTGTAATACTATAAAAAAAGCACAAGAAATTTATTTAAAATTAAAAGAACACGATGATTTAAAAAATAAAATTAATATGTTACATTCAAATTTTATTCGTGAAGATAGAGAAAATAAAGAAAAAGAAATTTTAGATTTTGGAAAAACTGAATTTGATGGTGAAGGAATTTGGATATCAACTTCACTTGTTGAAGCTTCACTAGATATCGATTTTGATTATTTATTTACAGAGTTACAAGATTTAAATTCATTATTCCAAAGATTTGGAAGATGTAACCGTAAAGGTAAAAAATCAGTAGATGAAGCTAATTGTTTTATTTATTTAAAAATTGAAGATAAGTATTTAAAAGAAGATGGTGGAAAATCTGGTTTCATAGATAAAGATATTTATGAAAATTCTAAAAAAGGTTTAGAAAATTATTGTAAGGTAATATCTAAAGACAAAATAGAAAATTTTGAAGACTACAATGAATTATTTAAAAACTATTCTAAACAAATTAATGAGGGAGATAAGATAAAACTTATAGAAGAAAATTTAAGTTTTGAGAATTTAAAAGAAAGTCCTTTTGTTAAGGAATTTGAGAATGCCTATAAAAAGTATCAAAGAATTTTAAACAGTGATGAAAATGCAGAAGATGACTTAAAACTTAGGGATATCCAAAGTGTTACTGTAATTCCATACAATATTTATGAGAAAAACGAAGAAAATATAAAGGAATTTATAAAAAAGATAGAGGATAAAAATTTAAGTTTAGAAGAAAGACAAAAAGCTAAAACCGAACTTCTAAAGAAAACTCTTTCAATTCAATACTATCAGTTAAGTAAATATATAAGTGAAATTTTAAAAGGTAAGGCTGATGCAAATAAATATAAATCAGAAAGTATTAATAAATTTGAAAAAATAACTGTTATGGAAGCTGATTATGATAAGGAATTAGGTTTCCGTGCAAAAGATTTTAAAGATGGTATTCCAACTTATGAATTTATTTAA